The Synechococcus sp. M16.1 genome includes the window CGCAGCCATTCCGGCAATCGTTCGACCGGAGGGATGGCGCTGTACTTGCTCATACCGGCCGGCGGCCTTCAAGGGCCCTGCTCAGGGTGACCTCATCGGCGTATTCCAGTTCACTGCCCATCGGCAGGCCGTAAGCAATCCGGCTCACCGAACAGAAGGGCTTGAGCAACCGCCCCAGATACAAGCTGGTGGTGTCCCCTTCCACGCTGGGGGTGAGGGCCAGGATCACCTCACTGATCTCCTCGTTGGTGATGCGCTGCACCAATTCGGTGACATGCAGCAGCTCCGGACCAATGCCATCCATGGGTGAAATCAGACCACCGAGAATGTGGTAACGCCCCTGGAATTCGCGGGTGCGCTCGAGGGCCAGCAGATCCCGGGAATCCGCCACCACACAGATCACGCCATTGCGACGCTCGGGGTTGCGGCAGATCTCACATTCGGGATCGGCGGAGAGGTGGAAACAGGTCTGGCACTGGCCCACCTGGGTGCGGGCCGCCAGCAAAGCGTCAGCGAACTGATGAATCTGCTCCTGCGGTTGGTTCAGCAGATGCAACGCGAGCCGCTGGGCCGTGCGCGGGCCGATGCCGGGCAGACGCTCGAACTGATCAATCAGTCGAGCCAACGGTTTGGTGAAGCCGCTCAGGGGTCTGCCGCCGATGCGGGAAATGTAGGAGTTGCGGAGATCATCTGCCGCAACAGGGGCCACGACCATCAGGCCACAACGGCAGAATGGCCCGTGGATTGATCGCCCCGCTGATGCAGCTCCTCCAGTCTCTGAGTCGCGTGATCCTTTGCGGCGTTCTGGCTCTGGTGCTGGGGGCCTGCGCGGCGGGACCAACGGCAGGGCTGCAGTCGTACCAGAGCCCGGATGGCCGTTTCGCCTTCCTCTATCCCACCGGCTGGACCGAGGTGCAGGTGAGCAACGGACCCCGGGTGGTGTTTCACGACCTCATCCACAGCGATGAAACGGTGAGCCTGATGATCAACAAGGTGAACGAAGACAACGAGCTGAGTGAACTGGGCAGCGCCGTTGCCGTTGGCGAGCGCCTGCGCCGTGAAGTGATCGCCACCGCCGGCAGCGGCCGCACCGCCGAGCTGGTGGAAGCGCAGGAGCGTGAAGTGAATGGCCACACCTTCTACGACCTTGAATACGCCGTGCACCTGGAAGACCGCGACCGCCACGAGTTGGCGACCGTCGTGGTGGACCGCGGCCGGCTCTACACCCTGGCCACAAGCGTCAACGAAGACCGCTGGGGCAAGGTGGGTGACCTCTGCGGCCGGGTGGTGCGCTCACTGACCCTGCTGATCTGATCAGAACAGGAAGCGAAAACGCCGGCCCTTGGGGTCACCTGAATCGGCGCCAGTGCTCGAGTGCGCCGGCCACTCCGTATCCAGATAGCTGATGCCGTCGGCATCGAACGGAACCGCCCTCAGGCTGGAGGCCTTCAGTTCGGTGGTGCCCATGGCGGTGACCAACCCGCCCAGTTCCATTGGCCCCAGATCCGTCTCCAACGCCTGCCCCGCCGCAGTGATCAAGGCCGGCAGGCGGATCAGATTCTGCGGTTGTTTCATCTGCTCAAACAGCCCCTTCAGCGCCAGCTGCTGCCGTTCCAGCCGGCCGAAATCGCCGCGGCCGTCGTTGCGCCAACGAAGAAAGCCCTCCAGATCCTTGCCCTTCAACAGCTGAGGTCCTGGCTGCAGGTCGATCAACAGGTTCTGACTGCGATCGACGTAGTACAGGCGCTTGGGAACATCCACTTCGATGCCCCCCACCAGGTTGGCCAGGGTTTCGATCGCATCCAGGCGCACCACGATGTGATGACGGATTGGGCGGTTCATCAGGCGCGACAACTCCCGCTCCACCGCCTCCACACCGCCATAGGCCATCAGCGCATTGAGCTTGATGCCGCCGAAGCCCTCGGCATCGATGTAGCTGTCGCGGGGGATCTGGGTGATCGATGTGGTGGTGCCATCCAGCCGCACCGTGAAGATCACATCGGTGTTGCTACTGGTGCGGTCCCGGCCCAGCACCACCACCTCCCTGGCCCCGAAGCCTGTCCAACCGGCAAACGGGTTGGACAGCGGCGCGGGCTGAAGCAGCGCGAAGGGTTGATCTGCCGTGCTGGATGGCGCCGTGACCAACCGGCTCAGCGGAACCGAAAGAATCAGGCCACCGCTGAGACCCGCCACCACAGCAGCAACCACCGGCCAATTGATGGCCTCAGATGACGCCTTAGCAGGGGGGGCTTGTGGCATGGAACACGTGCTGTGAGCATCTTGGCGCGCTCGTCCCATCTCGGGTAGAGGGGCGCAGGCCTCTGTTAAACCAACGGATCGCTGATCACCATCGAGGCGCAGGGGAGCTGACGGATCAATTTGCTGGTGCGATCACTGCCGGGAATCGGCAGACCGGCAACCCGCCTGCGCTGGGTGCGCAGGATCACCAGATCGTGTTCGCGACTGAGGCGATGAATGGCCCCGTCGATGCCGGGCCCCCGCACGATCACGATGTGGAACCGCTCCTCCGGAATCCCCGGCGGGCGCCAGCGGATCAGCTGCTGTTCCATCCAATGACGGTCATGGCCACTGAAGCGGGGGTCGTGCACATGCAGCAGGGTGATCCGCACGCGCTGATCCTCCGGGGCTGAGTTGATCACCCGCAGCGCCAGTTCGAACTGCTCGCGGGCACTGGCGGAGAGGTCTTTGATCGGAACGAGGATCCGGCCCAGGCCGCTATCGGTTTCACGTCCCAGATTCACCACCACCACCGGACAGTGGGCCGTGCGGCAGACCCCATCAACGATGTCGCCCATCAGCCAGGCCCGGAGTTGATCACTACGGGCTGCACCGATCAGCAACAGATCCGCGGCCTGCTCCAAGGCTGTGCGGCTCATGCCGCCGGCGATGTCTTCATCCAGCCGCAGCAGGCTGCGGGTGGGCACAGCCAACTGGGCGCCGATGCTCTCCGCCGTGCTGAGGCGTCCGCGCGCTGCCGCAACGGCCCGGTTCAAGCCACCGCGCATCTCCTCGAGGCTGGGATTCACCATCGCCAGGGGCAACAGCACACCTTCAGCCCCCGATGAGCCCTGCACCAGCCGAGCCGCCATGCTCAGCAACCCTTTCTCAGTGCTGGGGTTGGCCACCGGCACCACGATGCGCAGGGGGCGCTGCACCACCTCGTTAACGCCGTCCAGCACCGCCGCCTCCTCCCCGAAGCTGACCGGCACCGCATCGGGGCTGGGATCCTTGAGCCGAGTCACCGACTGCTCGGTGAGGATCGGCCCCAGGGTGGCGGTCACCACCATCACCGCCAGCACGCTGTTCAGCACGGTCTGATTGAGCAGGCCCGCCTGGTAGCCGATGAAGGCCGTGGCCAGGGTCGCCGCCACCTTGGGCATCGTCAGCGACCACATCATCAGGATCTGGGCGCGGCGATAACCGAACAGCCGTCCGCTGACCCACGACGCCAGGCCCTTGCCGCCGATGGCGCCCACCAGCATCAGCGCGGTGAACTGAAAGTTGCCCAGGCTTTCGCCAAGGCTGCCCAGATCCAGCAGCAATCCCAGATCGATGAAGAAGATCGGGATGAACAGCACGCCACCCACAAAGATCACCTGCTCCTTCACCCGGCCCTCGGGCAACACGGAATTCACCGCCAAACCAGCCAGGAAGGCGCCGACGATCTTCTCAACGCCGGCCAGCTCAGCCCCCAGGGAGGCCAGGAACAGGGCCACCAGAACAGCAAGCACCATCCGGTTTTCATCGCTGATGCCGCGCAGCACCAGGCGCCGGCCCAGCCAGCGGATGCCGATCACCACCACCAGAGCGAAGCCACCGATCTTGAGCAGCAGCAGGCCCAGGCCCAGCCCGCTGAGGCTGCCCTGGCCGAGCCCCAGCCCCACCGCCAGCAGCAGCAGAGCCACGATGTCGGTGAAGATCGTGCTGCCCACGCTCACCACCACCGACTCATCCTTCTGGGCGCCGTAACTGCGCACGATCGGGTAACCCAAAGGGGTGTGGGTGGCCATCAGGGCGCCGAGCAACAGGCACGACACCGAGGCGAAGCCCGCCATCAGGCCGATCGAGACGCCCGTGCCAACACCGATCAACAGGATCAGCAGGCCATAGATGAACGAGCGGCGTTTGACCCGGTTGAACTCCTCGAGGTCGATCTCCAGACCCATGGTGAACAGCAGATACACCGCCCCGAGATCGGAAAGCAGCCGCACCGTTTCGCTGCTGCTGTCGACCCAGTTCAAGGCATGGGGGCCCACCACCACACCCGCCGCCAGCAACCCCACCAGGTCGGGCAGACCCAGCCGCCGGATCAACGGCGGCACCGCCGCACTGATCGCCACCAACATCGAGAACACCCCAAGGGGGTGATGCATGACGTGGCTGATCGAGGCCTGCATGGCCATGGCTGCACCGCCGGCTTGCGGACCCAGCATGGTCGCGGGATCTGCCGGCAACAACAGCTGCTTCAGGAAGCGATAAGCCCTTCGCCGGCCTGGACCTGCCAGAGGTTGGTGTAGATCCCGCCCTGGTCCACAAGGCTGTCGTGACTGCCCTGCTCCACAATCCGGCCCTGATCCATCACCACAATCCAGTCGGCATGGCGCACCGTGCTGAGCCGGTGGGCGATCACCACGGTGGTGCGGTGCTGGGTGATCTGCGCCAAGGAGCGCTGGATGGCGGCTTCGGTGTCGTTGTCCACCGCAGCGGTGGCTTCATCGAGCACCAGCACCGGCGCATCCTTGAGGATGGCGCGGGCCAAAGCGATGCGCTGGCGCTGTCCTCCGGAGAGGCGCTGCCCTCGCTCCCCCACCAGGGTGTCGTAACCCTGGGGCAAGGCGTCGATGAAGCCAGCGGCTTCCGCCAGGCGAGCGGCCTGCTCAATCGCCACCGGATCGGGATCTGCAACGCCATAGGCGATGTTTTCGGCCACGGTGCCGTGGAAGAGGTAGACGTCCTGACTCACCAGGGCGATGCAGCGGCGCAGGTCCTGCAGTTGCAGGGTGTCGATGGGGACTCCATCCAGACAGATGCGTCCGCCATTGCGCTCATAGAGCCGCAACAACAGCTTCACCACGGTGCTCTTGCCAGACCCCGTCGCCCCAACAATGCCGAGGGTCGATCCCGCTGGCACGGTGAGATTGAAGCCCTTCAGCAGCGTTGATCGGCCGGCATAGGCGAAATCCACCGCTTCAAAGCGAATCTCACCCCGCAGCCGCTGCGGATCCACCGGCACCGTTCCTCCCTGGATCAACACCGGCGTATCGATCAGATCGAGCACCCGTTGCGTGGAGGCCATCGAGCGCTGGTACTCATCGAGGGTGCGGCCAATGGCGGTGAGCGGCCAGAGCAGCCGCTGGGTGATGAACACCAGAACGCTGTAGGTGGCCACCGGCAGTTCCCCGGCCAGGGCCTTGAACCCACCGATTAACAGAATCGCCAGGAAGGCGAACAGAATCGCGAAGCGAATCAAGGGAATGAAGGCCGCCGAGAGACGAATCGCCCGGGCATTGCTCTGGCGGTAGGCCAGGCTTTCCGCCCGCAGGCGCTCAAGTTCCAGACCCTCAGCGGTGAAGCTCTTGATCGTGAGCATCCCCCCCAGATTGTTGGCGAGCCTGGAGGCGAGGTCGCCCGACCGGGCCCGCACCTCCCGGTAGCGCGGCGCCAGCTGGCGCTGGAAATGCAGCGATCCCCAGAGAATCACCGGAATCGGCAGATAGGCGAACAGGGCCACCTCCGGCGCCACCATCGCCATGCCGATGCCCACCACCAGCACGGTGGTGATCAACTGCAGGATCTGGTTGGCACCCCGATCCAGAAACCGTTCGAGCTGGTTGATGTCGTCATTGAGCACCGCCATCAGGCGACCGGTGCTGTCCTGCTCGAAAAAGCCCAGCTCCAGCTTCTGCAGATGGTCGTAGGCCTCGAGCCTGAGGCTGTGCTGAGTGGTTTGCGCCAGGTTGCGCCAGAGCACGTCGTAGAGGTATTCGAACAGCGACTCCGCCGCCCAGATCACAAAAGTGAGCAGGGCCAGACCCCACAGTTGCTGGCCGGCGGTCTTCAGACCGAAACCCGCCAGCACGGATTGCTCCTTGAGCAACACAACATCCACGGCCAAGCCGATCAAGATCGGCGGGGCCAGATCGAACAGCTTGTTGAGCAGGGAGCAGATCACAGCTGCAACCACCAGGCGGCGCTGCGGCGCCAGATGGCGCAACAACCGCATCAAGGGGGAGCGATTTCCTGAAGCTTTCCTGAGGGTTCGTTCCGACACGGTTTTCACCCCTGAAGACGCACTACAACGGAACCACAACTGAAGGAGGTGCCATGAGCCGATCAAGGTCGTTCAACCGCTTTCATCGCTACCTGGCGCGGCAGAAACGCCGCGGACTGCGGGCTGTCTTGCCCCAGTTCCAGGACGCCCGTGAGCATCAGGAAAGCTCAGCCAACAGCAGCAATGGCGTGCTGCGTCGGCTGAGCTTGCGTGAAATGGAATTGGACCTGATGGAGGCCGAGGCCTGAGCCTCAGCCGCGGTAACCGCCGCCACCACCACGGGGGCCGCCGGAGCGCTCCCGAGGGGTGGCTTTGCTGACGCGGATCATGCGGCCCATCCACTCCACGTCCTGAAGATCGTCGATGGCTTTCTGCTCATCGGCATCGTTGACCATTTCGACGAAGGCGAAACCGCGTTTGCGGCCGGTCTCACGATCCAGGGGCAGGCTGCAGTTCTTGACCTCGCCGTACTCACTGAAGAGATCGAAGAGGTGCTCCTGCTCCGCCTGGAACGAAAGATTGCCGATGTAGATGGTCATGGACCGTGGAACCGTTGAACGTGTTCAGTCGCTTGAGCTGGTTCCGAAAGCTCGGAAAGGGCCAGTGCTCAAGCTTGAACCCGATGACGTTACAGGGCAGTCGCACGAATCAACACAAAAAAAAGAAGCAATTGCGAAGACTCGCCAGCAACCGAGCCATCCACTCCATTGTCAGAAGACCCTGACGCAGGAGAGAGATGACATTCGACGGCCTTTGTTTCCAAGCCCTGGCTTGGACCGCCGACGGAGAACTGGATCCGCTGGACAAGCTTGTGCTGCTCAACAACTTGATCCGGCAAGCCACGCCGAGCGAGCAGATCGAGCTGATTCAGGTGGTGGAAAAATTAGCCCTGCTTCAGCCGGAGACCACCGTTCAGGTGAGCCATCTCTGACGGTTTTTGATCCCCGGAGATCAGAGGCCGTAGGTCTCGGCAGCGTTGTCCTTGCAGGTGGCCTGGGCCGTCTGAATCCCCGCCCCGTTCTGCACCTCGGCGAGAAAACAACGGCAGGTGTCATCCACCATTCCCTCCGGAGGAACGGTCCCAGCCCTATGAAGCTCGGCCTTAACGGCCGTTTTGCAGAACTGAGTGATCAAGCTGTTGTCCGAGGCTGAAGCAGCCAGGGGAGCCGACATCAGACCAACGGCCAACAGCACACGCATCAAGAGGCCTTGCTGATTTGCAGTTCGCGGTTCATCACGCGCAGGCGCTGAAGGCTGTTGAACACATCTTCCGGCATGCCCTTGGGAAGATCCACCAGGCTGTGATTGTCAAAAATCTGGATGCGGCCGATCATCCGGCCCTGCAGACCGGTCTCGCCGGCGATGGCACCCACCAGGTTTCCGGGTTTGACCCGATCGCGGTGACCCACCTCAACGCGGTAGCGCTGCATGTTCTCCTCAGGAGCCCGTGCCGGACGCTCGCGCCGTTCACGGCGGTCCCCTGAATGGCGATCGCGGTCGCGGTCGTTGCGACGGGTGTTCTGAATCCAGTCGTCGTCGCCCTTGCGGAGCAGGGCATCAGGGCCGATGGCCAGGTTGAGCGCCGCCATGGCCAGCTGCTCGGGGCTGAGCTCAAGCTCCGTGGCCACCCGCTGCATCAACTCCTGGAGCAGGGCCGCTTCATCGGCATCAGGGCGTTGGGATTGGGCCGCATCACTCAAACGCTTGCGCAGGCGGTCCAGCCGTCCCTGGTTGATGGCCGTGTTGCCGGGCACCTCCATCGCTTCGATCGGTTGGCCCGTGGCGCGCTCGAGGTTGCGGATGAAACGGCGTTCCCGTGGAGTCACGAACAGAACCGCTTCGCCGGTGCGCCCAGCCCGGCCCGTCCGGCCAATGCGGTGCACGTAGGCCTCGCTGTCGAACGGCATGTCGTAGTTGATCACAAGGCCGATGCGCTCCACATCGAGACCCCGTGCTGCAACGTCGGTGGCCACAAGGATGTCGACCGATCCACTGCGCAGCCGCTCCACGGTGCGTTCCCGTTGGTTCTGGGGAACATCGCCATTGAGCACCGCCACCTGATGGCCACCGGCCTCAAGGGTTTCGGCCACGGTCAGGGTGATCGCCTTGGTGCGGGCAAAGATGATCACACCCTCACCACCACAGGCATCGAGAACCCGCTGCAGGGCCTCGAGCTTGTGCGGCATCGGCACCGTGATCGAACGCTGGCGGATCCGCTTGCCTTCCTGATCCTTGGTGCGGATCGTGACCTCAGCCGGATCCTTGAGATAACGCTTGGACAGGCGACGGATCTCAGGAGGCATCGTCGCGGAGAACAGCACCACCTGACGCTGCTCAGGGAGCTGATCGAGGATCCACTCCACATCGTCGATGAAGCCCATGCGGAGCATTTCGTCCGCTTCATCGAGCACCAGGCTGCGCAGACCGCTGGTGTCGAGCGTGCCCTGACGCATGTGGTCCATCACCCGGCCGGGGGTGCCCACCACCACATCAACCCCGCGCCTGAGGGCACTGATCTGGGAGCGGAAATCCGTGCCGCCGTACACCGCCAGCACCTTCAGATGGGGATGGCCGGCGGAATAGGCCTTGAACGATTCGGCCACCTGCATCGCCAGCTCCCGTGTGGGGGCGAGCACGAGGGCCTGGGGGGTTTTCTGGCCGCTCTCGAGACGCTCGAGCAACGGCAGGGCAAAGGCTGCTGTCTTGCCGGTGCCGGTCTGGGCCTGCCCCACCAAATCGCGGCCGAGCATCAGCTCGGGGAAGGCCGCCTTCTGAATGGGAGAAGGTTCGCTGTATCCCTTGTCCGCCAGGGTGCGGAGCAGGGCCTCACTGAAACCAAAACCGGCAAAACCGGATTCCGGTTCAGCCGATGTGATGGTGGTGGTGAACACCTCAGCATTGGTGTTGGATTCCGGCAGATCGGACGCAGAAAGATCCACTGCGCAGGCGGAATCGTCGCGCTGCTGTTGCTGTTCAGTCATGAAGGTGGCTTCGCCTGATTGATCTCTGAAATCAGGCTCACAACCTCCCTGCAACGTAAGAGTTGCGCTCTGGTTGTGTTGCCTACGCTTCAAAGGTTGGCCATCAAGTTATCACCCGGCCGTAATCATCCTGCAGCCGTTCGATGTCGTCTTCCCGCAGATCATCACCGTGCTGAACTTCCAGAATCAGCAGATCTGACCGGTCTGCACGGGCGCGATGCACAGCGCCGCAGGGGATCGAGAGCATGACGCCCGCGCTGGCGGCGTGCCAGGTCTCTCCGCAGAGCAGAGCCCCCGAGCCAGACACCACGGTCCAACTTTCGCTGCGATGACGATGCCGCTGCAGTGATAACTGCTGACCGGCACGAACCAGCAGCCGTTTGACCAAATAGTTGTCCCCCTTGGTGAGCGATTCGTACCAGCCCCAGGGACGCTCAACCCGCATCAGTCCACCCGCGTCAGATCAGCGCCACCAGATCAAGGCTGGCACGGGCACGGGTGATGGCTGTGTACAGCAATCGGCGTTGATGTTCTTCAGCCGGGCCGTCCTCAAGAGGGTCTGGCCAGAGCACGATCACCCGATCCGCCTCACTGCCCTGGGCCCGATGGATGGTGAGCGCAACCGCCGGCTCCAGACGCCGCAAACGGGCTGGATGCAAACGGCGCACCTGCAACTGGCCGTCCGGATCCACCACCTGGAACAACAGGCGTCGTTCAGAGCCTGCCCCGATCACAACCCCGAGGTCGCCATTGGCCAAGCCGAGTTCCGGTTGGTTGCTGCCGCAGATCACCGGCAAGCCGATCGGCCAACGCTCGACCTTGCCGGCGGCATTGGCCCCCAGCAGCGTGCGGTGCACATCATCAAGGCTCCACGGCCCCCGGCGACGTGGACAGAGCAACAGGTCCTGCTCGAGCAACGCAAACAAGGGCCGGGACGCCGCCATCAGCTCCTGCTCGGTGCAGCGGTCGAGATCAACCGTCAGCGCCTGAAGCTGCTGAAGGCGCTGATTCCAGCGCTGGCGAACCAAGGCAGGGAAACGACGCAAGGGCCAGGGATGCACCTGAAGATTGGCCTGCTCAGGCAAGGCGGCCAGATCCGCGGCAAAGGCCTGCAGATCCCCCTGGCGCAGCTGTTGCGCCACCTGGGCCAGGGCACCGCGGTTGCGGTAGGTGCGCTCCAGATGCACGGCGCCGGCACCGAAACGGCCGCGCACGTCCGGCTGCTGAAGCCGATGCCAGACCGCTCCACTCCCCACCGGCGGCAGCTGGGCTGGATCCCCCACCAACAGCAGCCGGCACCCACTGGGCAACGCCTCCAGCAGGGCCTGGGTCAAGGCCAGATCCAGCATCGACATCTCGTCGATCACCAGCAGATCCAGCTCCAGGGGACGCTGGCGGTGCCTGCCGAAGCCACGGCTTCCGGCCTCCAACCAGCGGTGGAGGGTGCTGCAGGGCAACGGAGCCCGCTGCGCCATCACCGCCTCCCCCAGGCGCCGGGCCGCCTTGCCGGTGGGGGCCGCCAAACCGATGCGCAGGCCGGGATGGCGGGCTTCCGCCCGGGCCAGAATCTCCACCACCGTGCTGGTTTTGCCCGTGCCCGGACCACCGCTGAGCAGCACCACCGAGGCCTGATCCAGGGCGCGCACGGCGGCGCACTGTTCAGCGTTGAGACGATCCGACAGCTCGGGATCAGCAGCCTCGACGGGTTGAGGAAGCGGAGCCTTGGCCCGCTCCACCAGCTCAGCCACCACCTGCTCCATGGCCAGCAACCAGCGGCGCCAGCCCAGCCGATCACCCTGAAGCAGCAGGGGGGAGGCATCCCCCTCCAGCCATCCACTGGCTTGGGCAGCGGCCAGCCGCTCCGGCGTCAACGCCACCGTCAACTCCCCCTGCTCCAAGGCCAGCACCAGATCGCGGCTGAGCTCCTCCAAGGCGGAGCCATCAGCCCGGGGCGGGATCCGTCGCCGCAGGGCGGCATGGAGTCCGGCCGTGAAGCTGGAGGGCCAGGTGCTGGTTCCCTGGGGCAGCAGCTCCGTCACTCCGGCACCTCCCCCAGGGCTCGATCCAGGGCCGCGATGCGATTGAGCGGCACGGGTTCAACGATGCGCCCCGGCCCAACAGCATTTTCCGGAGAGGCAATCACCGCTCCGGGCATCCCCCGCAAGAAGCAGTAGACGTAGCCCCCCAGATGCTGCTCCGGGTCGTAATCCGGCAGCCGCCAACGCAGATGGCGATGCAGAGCCACCAGGTAGAGGTGGGCCTGCAGGGGGTAGTGGTGGTGCAACATCTGCTCCTCCATCGCCTCCTGGGAGTAGTGATGCGGACCACAAAGCCCCGGCTCAGCACCGGTGCGCCGTTCACCGATCCAGTTGCTCTTCCAGTCGAGAACCCACCAGCGTTGGTGCTGAGGGTCCTGGAACACCAGATCGATGGAACCGGTAAGAAACCCACGGCTGTTGATCGAGAGCGATGCCAGCGCCGGGCTGTAGGTGCGGCCAAAACGGGCCTCGGCATCACAGCCGAAGGCGGCCACCAGATCGGCCGTGCGCACGTGTTGCACCGGCAGATCAAAACTGAGTTCGGGCAGGCGCTGGTGCGGCCCCAGCCGATCCAGCGATAACGCACCCAGCGGTCCCCCCAGGGGCGTCTGCAACACCTGCTCCAACCCCGACAACACATCGTTCTGTAGATCG containing:
- the recR gene encoding recombination mediator RecR, whose translation is MARLIDQFERLPGIGPRTAQRLALHLLNQPQEQIHQFADALLAARTQVGQCQTCFHLSADPECEICRNPERRNGVICVVADSRDLLALERTREFQGRYHILGGLISPMDGIGPELLHVTELVQRITNEEISEVILALTPSVEGDTTSLYLGRLLKPFCSVSRIAYGLPMGSELEYADEVTLSRALEGRRPV
- a CDS encoding cation:proton antiporter, producing the protein MAMQASISHVMHHPLGVFSMLVAISAAVPPLIRRLGLPDLVGLLAAGVVVGPHALNWVDSSSETVRLLSDLGAVYLLFTMGLEIDLEEFNRVKRRSFIYGLLILLIGVGTGVSIGLMAGFASVSCLLLGALMATHTPLGYPIVRSYGAQKDESVVVSVGSTIFTDIVALLLLAVGLGLGQGSLSGLGLGLLLLKIGGFALVVVIGIRWLGRRLVLRGISDENRMVLAVLVALFLASLGAELAGVEKIVGAFLAGLAVNSVLPEGRVKEQVIFVGGVLFIPIFFIDLGLLLDLGSLGESLGNFQFTALMLVGAIGGKGLASWVSGRLFGYRRAQILMMWSLTMPKVAATLATAFIGYQAGLLNQTVLNSVLAVMVVTATLGPILTEQSVTRLKDPSPDAVPVSFGEEAAVLDGVNEVVQRPLRIVVPVANPSTEKGLLSMAARLVQGSSGAEGVLLPLAMVNPSLEEMRGGLNRAVAAARGRLSTAESIGAQLAVPTRSLLRLDEDIAGGMSRTALEQAADLLLIGAARSDQLRAWLMGDIVDGVCRTAHCPVVVVNLGRETDSGLGRILVPIKDLSASAREQFELALRVINSAPEDQRVRITLLHVHDPRFSGHDRHWMEQQLIRWRPPGIPEERFHIVIVRGPGIDGAIHRLSREHDLVILRTQRRRVAGLPIPGSDRTSKLIRQLPCASMVISDPLV
- a CDS encoding phosphomannose isomerase type II C-terminal cupin domain produces the protein MRVERPWGWYESLTKGDNYLVKRLLVRAGQQLSLQRHRHRSESWTVVSGSGALLCGETWHAASAGVMLSIPCGAVHRARADRSDLLILEVQHGDDLREDDIERLQDDYGRVIT
- a CDS encoding LCP family protein gives rise to the protein MPQAPPAKASSEAINWPVVAAVVAGLSGGLILSVPLSRLVTAPSSTADQPFALLQPAPLSNPFAGWTGFGAREVVVLGRDRTSSNTDVIFTVRLDGTTTSITQIPRDSYIDAEGFGGIKLNALMAYGGVEAVERELSRLMNRPIRHHIVVRLDAIETLANLVGGIEVDVPKRLYYVDRSQNLLIDLQPGPQLLKGKDLEGFLRWRNDGRGDFGRLERQQLALKGLFEQMKQPQNLIRLPALITAAGQALETDLGPMELGGLVTAMGTTELKASSLRAVPFDADGISYLDTEWPAHSSTGADSGDPKGRRFRFLF
- a CDS encoding DEAD/DEAH box helicase, producing the protein MTEQQQQRDDSACAVDLSASDLPESNTNAEVFTTTITSAEPESGFAGFGFSEALLRTLADKGYSEPSPIQKAAFPELMLGRDLVGQAQTGTGKTAAFALPLLERLESGQKTPQALVLAPTRELAMQVAESFKAYSAGHPHLKVLAVYGGTDFRSQISALRRGVDVVVGTPGRVMDHMRQGTLDTSGLRSLVLDEADEMLRMGFIDDVEWILDQLPEQRQVVLFSATMPPEIRRLSKRYLKDPAEVTIRTKDQEGKRIRQRSITVPMPHKLEALQRVLDACGGEGVIIFARTKAITLTVAETLEAGGHQVAVLNGDVPQNQRERTVERLRSGSVDILVATDVAARGLDVERIGLVINYDMPFDSEAYVHRIGRTGRAGRTGEAVLFVTPRERRFIRNLERATGQPIEAMEVPGNTAINQGRLDRLRKRLSDAAQSQRPDADEAALLQELMQRVATELELSPEQLAMAALNLAIGPDALLRKGDDDWIQNTRRNDRDRDRHSGDRRERRERPARAPEENMQRYRVEVGHRDRVKPGNLVGAIAGETGLQGRMIGRIQIFDNHSLVDLPKGMPEDVFNSLQRLRVMNRELQISKAS
- a CDS encoding RNA-binding protein, coding for MTIYIGNLSFQAEQEHLFDLFSEYGEVKNCSLPLDRETGRKRGFAFVEMVNDADEQKAIDDLQDVEWMGRMIRVSKATPRERSGGPRGGGGGYRG
- a CDS encoding ABC transporter ATP-binding protein translates to MRLLRHLAPQRRLVVAAVICSLLNKLFDLAPPILIGLAVDVVLLKEQSVLAGFGLKTAGQQLWGLALLTFVIWAAESLFEYLYDVLWRNLAQTTQHSLRLEAYDHLQKLELGFFEQDSTGRLMAVLNDDINQLERFLDRGANQILQLITTVLVVGIGMAMVAPEVALFAYLPIPVILWGSLHFQRQLAPRYREVRARSGDLASRLANNLGGMLTIKSFTAEGLELERLRAESLAYRQSNARAIRLSAAFIPLIRFAILFAFLAILLIGGFKALAGELPVATYSVLVFITQRLLWPLTAIGRTLDEYQRSMASTQRVLDLIDTPVLIQGGTVPVDPQRLRGEIRFEAVDFAYAGRSTLLKGFNLTVPAGSTLGIVGATGSGKSTVVKLLLRLYERNGGRICLDGVPIDTLQLQDLRRCIALVSQDVYLFHGTVAENIAYGVADPDPVAIEQAARLAEAAGFIDALPQGYDTLVGERGQRLSGGQRQRIALARAILKDAPVLVLDEATAAVDNDTEAAIQRSLAQITQHRTTVVIAHRLSTVRHADWIVVMDQGRIVEQGSHDSLVDQGGIYTNLWQVQAGEGLIAS
- the psbP gene encoding photosystem II reaction center PsbP codes for the protein MARGLIAPLMQLLQSLSRVILCGVLALVLGACAAGPTAGLQSYQSPDGRFAFLYPTGWTEVQVSNGPRVVFHDLIHSDETVSLMINKVNEDNELSELGSAVAVGERLRREVIATAGSGRTAELVEAQEREVNGHTFYDLEYAVHLEDRDRHELATVVVDRGRLYTLATSVNEDRWGKVGDLCGRVVRSLTLLI
- a CDS encoding ATP-dependent RecD-like DNA helicase; the protein is MTELLPQGTSTWPSSFTAGLHAALRRRIPPRADGSALEELSRDLVLALEQGELTVALTPERLAAAQASGWLEGDASPLLLQGDRLGWRRWLLAMEQVVAELVERAKAPLPQPVEAADPELSDRLNAEQCAAVRALDQASVVLLSGGPGTGKTSTVVEILARAEARHPGLRIGLAAPTGKAARRLGEAVMAQRAPLPCSTLHRWLEAGSRGFGRHRQRPLELDLLVIDEMSMLDLALTQALLEALPSGCRLLLVGDPAQLPPVGSGAVWHRLQQPDVRGRFGAGAVHLERTYRNRGALAQVAQQLRQGDLQAFAADLAALPEQANLQVHPWPLRRFPALVRQRWNQRLQQLQALTVDLDRCTEQELMAASRPLFALLEQDLLLCPRRRGPWSLDDVHRTLLGANAAGKVERWPIGLPVICGSNQPELGLANGDLGVVIGAGSERRLLFQVVDPDGQLQVRRLHPARLRRLEPAVALTIHRAQGSEADRVIVLWPDPLEDGPAEEHQRRLLYTAITRARASLDLVALI